Genomic DNA from Lepus europaeus isolate LE1 chromosome 15, mLepTim1.pri, whole genome shotgun sequence:
AAGGCTCTCAATAATCTGCCTCTGAATCCGAGGACAGACGATAGCCCCCATCCAACTCAGGAGCAGAAAGGCTAAGTTTGGGGACCAGAACCAAGTCACAAGTGTCCAGCCAAGAATACTACAttccctgctctctctcctccaGCCCTCTAACCTTGACCAGGTCCTCCTGGCTATCCCACTTCTCATCAAATGGCTCCCTTGTGAAACACTCTCAACTATGCCTgaacaaaggagcaaaaatagcATAAATCATTGCTTTCCTAGACTTAGTCACTGCCTTATTCAGCCCACAGCTGCTCTGGAAGCCACTTGCACCAGAATCATCTGGGGTACTTCTTCAAAACGCAGACTCCCTGGCTCACTCCAAAGGTGGGTCTAGAGAATCAGCACTTGAAGTTAGCATTCCGAGTTATTATGATACTGAGGCTTGAGAACTCTTACTCAAAAAGAGAAGCATTTCTGTAGGTTTAACAacgtaaaaaagagaaaaaagataaatcaatTTAGACAtgtgccaaaaaaataaaagtctaacATAGTAGGAGTGCTTACTCATAATAAAACAACCCAAAACTGAGTATAGGTCGAATATCCCTTACTCAAAATGCTTGGGATtgaaagtttcagattttagattttCTCAGATTATGGCACTTTACTTAcatataatgagatatcttggggtcAGAAGCCAAGTCTAACCATGAAAATCATTTATGCTTCATGTACAATGTTtatacatagcctgaaggtaattttacagtatttttcactgttCTATACATGAAACAAAAGCTTCATGGGTGGTGTTCCACTCAAAAAGTTTTAGATTTGGaaacatttcagatttcagagagtgttttaaagatttctttatttatttatgtgaaaggcagagcaacagagaaggagggtcaaagagatagagatcttgcatcctctggttcactccccaaatggccacaacagccagggctgggccaggccaaacccaggagccaggaactctatcttggtctcccacattgatagaaggggcccaagtgcttggaccatatTCCGtggcctttccaggtgcattagcagggagctttatcaaaagcagagcagtgggcacttgaactggtgcttctcCATTGAATgctagtgtcacaagcagcaaattaaccgactgtgccacaatatcagccccagaTTTCAGAGTTTCTGATGAGGGGCACTCAACCTATACTCAACTTACCAAAAGAAAACACTCTCAAGCAACTACGTGTTGCAGGAAACAGAATTATAGTCAAGAATTCTACAGGAAAAAGCTCTAAACCAGAACCAGCTGGGCTGCTTGAGCTACTTTCCCTCTTACTGAGCGCTTGTCCATGAACTTGCACTGAATCTACTCATTATAGCCCAACTCATTATAGCCCAACTTGGGGGCTGGGCTATGCATGCATGACTGGATAGGACAGAAATTCACTTTGAATCATTCATTTCAGTTCTTCTAGAGTGCTGTGAGGGAATTATAGGAGGAAAAGAAGTGCCACCTTATGGAAGACGCTACATGGTCCTAATAAAAGGGCTGGAAGTTTGTGCAGGGGCTTTGATCAAAGACAACTGGGTGCTGACAGCTGCTCACTGTGACCTGTAAGTACTTCCGAGCTCCTCATTCTCAATGCTGAGAGGTGAAAATGATTATCAAGTCCAAAGCCAAAAGGAAGTGGGGATGGAGAAGAAAGCAGGCAAGCACATTACAACTTATTATACTATTTACTTCTGAAAGCAAAGGCTAGATGCAATAGAACAAGATTGAAATGTGTGATcactttattatattattttgatttttcactATAGCtagtaatattattaaaatgtttaaacacaggaaagataaaaataatgataatctaATCAAGCCCATATAGTCACTGTTAGTATTTTGGTATATTTCAATCCAGAATTTTTTCATGAGTATATTTTACAAAGTAGATAAAATTGAATGTCCTCTATGATTACAGATGGCTACCTATATGTGATTGGTGTCATTCCATGTCAATGCATATTAGATTGATCCATTAAAAATTACTCCTATTTgactgtttaatttttaatgatagCAGTTTCCTGTGATCAAACTTATGGTTTTATTAGTCATTATTCGAAAGACAGAAAAATGATAGTCAATCCCTTTTGTTGCTAAGCAATATCTTTTATCTCCTTGATGACATTAGTGTAAATTGCATAAACAAAAAAAGGGGGGCCTGGGGTAgtgatgtagtgggctaagctgcacctgggaaaacagcagaagatttgaggagtgaaccagtggatgtaatatctctctctctctctctctctctctctaaccctacctttcaaataatttaaaaagggggtgggggagctaaaattaattctcacaaaaaaaaagattcaaatagaTTTACACACACTGTTGTATAAAACGAGAGTTTGTCAAGTAAGAACTTCAGCACAAATTTCACTGGAAATAAATTGAGCCACTTAATCAACAGGACTGCTTGGAGTAAAGTCTGCACAACAAATCAGGCAATGTTTTTTGCCTCCTGGGAATAGCCATCATTACATTCATCAGCTGGATTCAGGACTAGTCCtagtttgctctctctctctctctctctctctctctgtgtgtgtgtgtgtgtgcatgaacatGCTCACCATGCAGAAGCACAGGCACTGATGTCGACTCAACTTTAAATTTTCAGTATAAAGCCAGGTCGTTGCAACTTGTAAAAGCATGACTCTGGTCAACTACTCTTATCTTTGAAGACTTCAGTGAAACACACTATTGGCCAGAAGCATAGAACAGCAAACCTGCTACTCCTGCTCTAGTTCTTGGGTTTAGCCTCTTTAATCCAGTTGCCGATGCAGGTCACTAGGAGAGGGCTTTATTCTACCAATCCAAAGCAGGTGGAGAAACTGGCAGCTCCTCCTTCAGCAGCCCCTGGCAAAGCCAAGCTCCTCCTTGCCCTGGCAGCCCCAGGAAATGGCCATGCCCACCTTCACCCAGGAAGACCCTGCTCCAAGTCAGCACCCAGCAGATCTCTCCAGGCCTTTATAACCCAGTGTGCTTGCCTCTACCAAACGGTCTGGGACTCCCTTCCCATTGCTTCCTCCTTGAAAAGATGGAGTGAGGCTAAAGCCATGTgccataacacacacacacacacacacacacaccccacacccacctTTATATTTTTAGTAAAAGGTCCTAAAACGCCAAAAGAAAACTGCTCCATAAGCTCCCTGTGTCTCGCTGTGCTTGTGTATAAACAGGAAGCCATGTGCAAACACTGATCAGACTCGACTAAGTGCAGCCCATGGTCTAGCTGCAACCATTCTCTCACATTAAGTTCTAtgttgttgctttttccagaaagGGAGAGCCTCAAGTTATTCTTGGGGCCCACACCGCATCCCATAAAGAGAAGCTTGAGCAAGTATTTTCCATTCAAAGGGCAATTTCCTATCCATGCTATGACCCGCAGACATTTGAAGGGGATCTTCAACTCCTTCAGGTAAAGACGTTTCTTTTTTAATAACTATTTTGAAAGAGTAAACATTCTTACCCACTTAGGCTCCCAAGGTTCTCTTTTGCCTGCAGTGTGGAGCCACTAGAGCCTAGCTAGGACACAGAACTGCAGCCACAGATGTTCCTTGCTATCTGATCATCAGTGACAGAGATACATAAGCAGAGGACCTGCAAAGCACTGTGTTCAGAAAAGCTTCCTCCTGGGCTAGGGAAAGAGAGGCAAAGGCCTTCCAGGCAAGAAAAGGAGCACGAGATGTCAtttagaggaagagaggagaaaaaggaatTATTGGGATTTGAGAAAGAGGCATGCGCTGAACATAGACCTCAAAGCCAAGCCTTGCAAACCTGGACAAGAAAGCTGAACTTGATGCACAAGGAGACGGGGAAGGGCTTTGAGTAGGGAAGTGACATGATCAGACTGGCTGTGGAAGTCCTCATTCTGGTTGCTGTACAGACAGTGGAATAAAGGGAGGTGAGATTGCAAGGCAGGGTGTGCACAGGAGGTTCCCACTAATCTAAAGAGGCCCATGGTGAGCTCATCAGTAGGAGTTAAAAGGAGGCCGAGGGGCTCTGCACAGCCTCATCGGCAGGAGGCTGAGCCTAACTGCTTCCGGCAAAACCTCCACACTCCTTGCCCTCCAGTTCTTACAGTTTGGCCTCCCACACTACAGTGCCTTGAGGTTGCCAGGCCAGGCCTCACCCTCAAGgcatcacccctcccccaggctctatTCCAAACAGCTTCCTAGGCAGAAAAGGACAActccctccctggcccccagAGGGCACTCCAGGGCCTACTTCCCTATTGAGTATTTCTCTAGAATTTAACACTGATGTACTTTTGATTGTGTTTGcttctctgcatctctccctaGAACGTAAGCACATGGTTAAGTATTTTCGTCTATTTATTTCTATGTACTCTGACACCTGGAAGAGTGATTTTGAATAAGGGATGGAATTAAGCCACCCAGTGACAATGTGAATTAAGAGAAGGGAATGGGTTCTGGACTCAGATTTCAAGCAAGTGGTAGAGCCATGGGTGGGTCTGCTTGAAGGCCTAAAGCTCTTGCCTTTACAAAGCGGTAGGGTAAGTGGGGAAGGTGAGCCATCTCTGCCATTGGAGTAGGGTCAGAGAGCTCCCTCCTACCTCTGGCACTGTGGCTAGTAGTATGATGCTGCTAAGAAAACCATAAAAGGGGTGTCAGGATTTTTTGGTTAACTCTCCAGGGTTAAAACcagatttgggccggcgccgtggctcaacaggctaatcctccgcctagtggcgccggcacactgggttctagtcccggtcggggtgctggattctatccccgttgcccctcttcagtccagctctctgctgtggcccaggagtgcagtggaggatggcccaagtgcttgggccctgcaccctgtgggagaccaggataagcacctggctcctgcctttggatcagagtggtgcgccggccgcagcggccattgaagggtgaaccaacggatttGGAGTCATTGTGACCCTGTGTGCTTGAACAACACGAGAGTTTGGTTGGACTGATCCTTCCAAACAGAGGCCTCCCTGACCACTTCTGATGCATTCATGAAGTCTCCAAGTCCCCTGATCCTCTTAACCCACGGAGCCAGCCAACAACGGTGCAGGCTGTGAGAAGgtagcacagagagagaagtacacAAGCGCACATAGGTGTGAGCAGTCCTGTTCTATGCCATGGCCATGTCACTTTGTCAATGTTCAGAGAGGGGATAGCAGCACAAGCAACTCAGAGGGGCCACCTAAGACGGGGGACAGTCTAGTGGCAGCAAGTGGGGCTTGAAAACAGTACAGGGACAGGAATATGATAGTGCCACTGCCACTGAGCTCCTGTGCTTTCCCAGATCCACCGTGAAAGAACTTCCTCCACAGGTGAGGCAGGAACAAATGAAATAACTAGAACTCATCTCTCCACCCTCTACTTAACCTGCCCTCAACACTCAACACTGCCTACTCTCCTTGCCATGAACTTTTGGCAAGAGAGAGGTCAAGGTGATGAGCCTGAGCCAATAAGAGTGCAACAAAGAGAAGGGCAGAGCCTGGGTGAGCACCTGAATGCACGTGAGACCCTCAAGCTGGTTGGTCCCTGTTTGGAGAAGGGAAGCCACATTGCCTCCCAAGTGGAAAATGAGGACACTGACCCCTCTCTCATCCTTGCCCCATTGCACCAGGAGCCCGGAGTTGCTTCCGCTGCTCTCTGCACCAGTCAGTTCACAAATCTAAGACCACCTGAATAAAGATGATCTGGGTCTCCTTTACAGTTTCAAGCACAGAACTGTCAGTCACCACTGATACCATTGACAGTCAACTGAAGTGAAGTTTACCTGCACAGACCTAGTAAAAGACCTGAAAAGGGATACTgtagcttttaaaaatcaattaccaATTTCTGAGACAGGTTGGAATGTGTCTTGGGCCACGTCCTTCACAAGGGACCATGCTAAATAAGTAAGATATGTATTCCAACCCATGCTAGTTTCTGGGTTGTGTTACTGTGGCCCTTGTCTAAAACTCTATCTCCTGAACTTTTTCTAGCTGAAAGGTAAAGCGACAATCACCAAAGCTGTAGGAATACTTCCACTACCCAGAACAGGAGAAGATGTCAAGCCTCACACCAAGTGTCACGTGGCAGGATGGGGCAGCACCAAAAAAGACTCGTGCAAGACTTCCAATACCTTGAGAGAAGTCAATGTCACTGTGATAGACAGAAGAGTATGCAATGATGCAAAGCACTATAATCTCAAGCCAGTTATTGAAAACAGCATGATCTGTGCTGGTGGCAGAAAAGGTGAAGATGATTCATGTCAAGTGAGTAAAGCTTTTGACTGTTTTGGGGATGTGGGAATTAAGGTTAAAAGAGAGTGCCTAGGAAGAACAGCAGGCACTACAGTTTATGTCCAAGGCTGCCAGGACCACTGCTGGTCTGCTCCTTTGTCTCGTGTGAAACCTGCTCAGAGAACGTTCCCTCCTTACTAGTGATCATTCTCAGTGTCTCACTGAGTGGTCGTTCTTGGCAGCTCTCTCAACAATGATCATGAGAGCTGGTGCTTATCAGGTGCCAGGGACTGTACCAAGTTCTACAGTACCCTGTTGTACTACTTAATACTCAAATGATGTGATCAGATAGGCACTAACACTATTATTTACAGATGAGAGAACTGAGGTGTAAAAATTTACTTAACGTCCCCCAGTGAAATAACCTGGTGGCAATGCAGAGGACTCGGATTCGGACCAAGACCATCTTTCCCCCAACATCTGTATTATCCTTCTCCATGTCCTCTTGGTGTGCCAAGGCTTGACCAGGGTTTGAAACTCTTTAGAACTCAGGATCCGTAAGGGGTTTACAAAGTCAGGGAGCATGTCACGGGAGCTGATGAATCCAACAAAGGAAAATCCCTAAAACCTGTCTGAAACACCACCAGTGCTTCGTGGTCTCAGTTAGCTGAGCTGGTGGTTGAGATCCCATCTCAAGCCTTCTAGTGGCTCTGTGTTAAGTGATGTGACGGCAGACAATtaataaaggatttttaaattagCCTTTAAGtaaggaaagggagaagagagaacatGTGAGTGAAATGTGGATAAGCAAacggatgaatgaatgagtgaatgattaTCTTTGGGAAGCACCCATGGAAAACACACGACTTTCTGTTGCAGGGGGACTCTGGAAGCCCTCTCATCTGCAACAACATTTTCAGGGGTGTTACTTCATTTGGAAAATGTGGTAACTCCCAGAAGCCTGGAATCTATATTCTCCTTACAAACAAGTATCTCAGCTGGATTAAGAAAACCATTGCAGGAGCCATCTGACCTGCCTTCTTCACAGCAGAGATCCGAGGGACCACCTGGAGATGTCAAGAAAGGGGGTTTTAGCTTGATGCATCCCAAGAAGCACCTCTACAATGTCCTGTGCGCAAATGACAGCTTGTCTGAAACAATTCATTAGCAAAAAGGCAGCTTCCTGCTCTCACGCTTGCATGACCACTTCAGACTGCATCGTCACACTTACTCTCTAGCCACAGCAAGAGATGCCCTTAAGAACAGGTTTTTCAGTTCAGTGCCTCTTGGCTTTATGTGGAATTTGAGAACTGTCACTTTCATGTTTGCTGTTAAAAGAAAAtcaaggggcctgcactgtggcacagcgggttaagctacagCTTACGACATAGGTATTCCTTAtgggagcacaggttcaagtcccaggcgctccacctctgatccagcttcctgctaatacgcctgggcaggcagcagagatGATATAAGtgcttgcattcctggctcttgcctttggcctggtccagccctggctgtttcagccattgggtagtaaatcagcagatggaagatctcactctgtctctccctctcttcctttcaaataaataaattgcttaactttttcaaaaaatcatcaaTCCCAGAAAAAGAATATGCTCTGTTCTTGGGACTGAGAGCCCAACATTCTACTCAGTGTGGGAGGAAGGGGTGAGATGAAAGGAGTTCACTTCTGACTGTACACTCctgtatattttacatttaaaaaccgCTTAAAGACTATGAGAAATGCTGAGTGTGTGTTTTAGATATTTGGGGAATTTAAGGCTAGGGATGGTTCAGGACAACTGTATCACTGAATTACAACTAGACTGAAGTTTCATATACTTGTATGCTTCCTTTTGCTTTAGCTAGCCAATCTATCCATGCAAGCACTAAACTTGGTTCTTTGTTATTCTTAATAAATTGTAACATCTATCATATATGTTTCCTCTTTTTGTTGTGCTTTTTCCCTCCCAAAAAGCTGAGCTATAATAAACTCATTCTCTAATGATTCTGACTGATTTGTCCAATTTAATTCATCACTATGTACCAGGCTTTGTGCCCAGCTCTGTATGTACTGAGGAACCTACCAAGTGCTCAAAATCTagcagaagacaaagaaaaaaaccaaagaaaaagatACCCACCTTGTACTCTGAAGAACATGCAGCAGAACAAGGGTAACATGGCAACTGGAGAGTTGGAGAAAAGATAGATAATATCTCACACTCCCTGGGGTCGTCACGGGTCACCTCAGTTCCTCCTGAGATCTGCCCTCTCTTTGGACAGAGCTCGCAGGTTCCGGATCTGGCAGGAATTTCCACAGACCTCCCAGCAGCCTGGTGGAAAGATCTCTGGTTTACAAGGTAGAAATCAGCTCCATTCCCAAGAAGTTTAAGACTTTGAGAGAATTTCTCTGTGCCCCCGTTTTCACATCAGTAAACTGGGAACAGTAATATATAAGGATCTAAAATGAAGCACCCCTAAAATTTAAAGTTAAGAATTGTCAAAAAATCTAAGGGtaaaaggattttgaatattttcactacAAAGAAATGATGTTTAGagtgtgtgtatacataaatatatatataaaatatataaatatctttaCCCTAAACATTATTCACTGGATTGATGTATAAAAACAgcacattgtaatccataaatttatttaatttttatgtatcaaaataatttaaccaaaaaagggcaggtatttggcatagcagttaagaagccacttggggggcccagtgttgtggcgcagtgtgttaaagccctggcctgaagcgccagcatcccgtatgggcactggttctggctttagatcagtgtagctccagccgttgcggccatctggggagtgaaccagcgcatggaagacctctctctgtctctacctctctctgtaactctgtctttcaaataaataaaataaatctttaaaaaaaaaaaaagccactcggtttgaatctcagctgcgtTTCCAATTGCAGCTTTTGGCTAgcgcacactctggaaggcagcaggagacccGAGTACTGGGATGCACACCACTCATATGTGAGATCAGGAGtcagttcctgggtcctggcttcagcctggtcagccTGGCGATTGCTGGTATTTGAAAAGTGCATCTGaggccagcgatgtggcacagtgggtaaagccgccacctgcagtgctggcatcccatatgggcactggtttgagtcccagctgctccacttccaatccagttctctgctatggcctgggaaagcagtagaagatggcccaagtccctgggcctctgcacccacataggagactgggaagaagcttcaggctcctggcttcagattagcccagctctggtcattgcagtcattcgaggagtgaactagtggatggaagacctctctctctctctctttcaaataaataaaattctctttAACAAACTGAATTATCCATCCTCTAGGAAGCCTATCATCAACAAACAGACAATAGCaagtgctggggaggatgtggagaaactagaACCCCCACGCACTGCTGAAGGAATGAACCATGGTGCTGCCACGGTGGGAGACAGCTTGGCAGTTCCTCAAAGTATTAAACATAGATTTACTCTGTGACAGTGAGAGGCTCTGGTGGTTCAGGGGTAGAATTCTCACCTGCcacgctaagtgaaagaagctggACACAAGGCCATATATTGTATGACGCCGTTTATATGGAACGTCCAGGGTGGGAAAACCCATAGACAGAAAGATTAGTGGTTGCTAGGGGCTAGACAGAGGGGGAAATGGAGAGGGACAGCTAAGGAAGAAATGGATTTTTCTGTGGGGTGGTAAAAATCAGGAATCAGAGAGTGGACTGAGTGCACAACCTTATGAATGTACTAAAAACCACTGATCCAAGACTTTTAAtttatggtatgtaaattatatctcaatttttaaaaaaaagttatctgaGACTCCCAAAACCAGCAGTGGCACCTTTGCCTGAGTGCAAGCCCCTACTGAAACACCCCATGCATGTGGGGATTTATGAAAATGCCACAAAGAGACTTGAGAAGCAGCAGAATGTGTGGCCTCTCCGAAGGGTATCCTCCAGACTGGGGACTCACCAAAGAAAGCAATTCTTCCATCCAACTCTCTCGAAGGAAGGAGCCCtacagcaggggctggccagTTTCTGGAAACGCGGAGTAATGACAATCAGTTGTCAGTGTCCATTCAGGACATTGCCATGTTGTCACTGGTGCTGGAGGCCTCCTGTCAGTTCCTTTGAAAGAGAGATCAATGCATTGCAAAGGGAATAGGGCTTCAGATGCAGGGTGGGAGTGAAGGGAGTTATTGTATATTCCTGAGAAACCACGCAAACTTCTGCCTGgaagcagatgaaaaatatcaTTAATTCTACCATACAGATCGAATGTAATAAACCTGCTGTCCACTGTAGACATCAGTACCCTCCAAGTCTAGGTACCTGAGTGGGGGCTCCAACGAAGAACCCACTGCAGCTTCAAGTTTCAGGGGCCCCTCTCACTACCCAGAAACTTCCACCACCTCTAGCTACTCTGCAGCCCTCTCCACGTTAAGGGCTCAATATTTCCCTTGCACGATATTTTTACTGATAAGCATGCAAACCGGCTTTTATTCTTcccatattaaaaagaaagactcCTTCTCCAAGGGTTTGctccatttctctgcttttctttacATCAAAACTCTTAAAATGAGATGTCCCTACTccaatttctttgtattttcaaaatccATTGTAGCTTTTGTCTCACACTCAACAGGAATGGCTCTTGCAAAGATCTTCACTTTGCCACCAAGTTACTCTTGGCTAAATCCAATGTCAGTCTTCACTCCACTCCCACCAGGGGCTGTGTGCCCACCTACTTGCTCTccccatgcatacacacacacacacacactcccaccccatGGGCACttacacccacacaaacacacactcactcaATGCCTGGATTTTCTCAGTGAATTCATTTTTATCCTGCAGGTCTCAGCTTAAATGTCAAGTGCTCCTAAAAGCCTTTTCTGATCACTCTCACTGGATCCTccttggagtgggcatttagactagcagttaggatgcctgcatcccacatcaaagtacaTGGGTTCAATTCTGAGCTCTAGCTGCTCActctagcttcctaccaatgcagactatgggaggcagcagtgatgggtcaagtggttgagtctctgccatccacatgggagatgagatTTGTGTCCCtatctcccagctctggctccagcccaaTGCTGTCCATTGCTGACATATGAGGAGCAAAACAGCatgtggaatctctctctctctctccccaccccccaacttttttccttcattatacttatggaaatttaaaatgatttcatatATTTACAAAGTATCTGTCCTACTTGACTCTATGACTCATAAGGGCAAAAACTGAACTGTTGCTTCTTTTCCTCCTCAGCATCTAGCATTAGGTCGGGCTCCATGGGTGTTCAATGAATATGCTATTAACTAATTAATATGACTCCAACCATTTTCCACAACAGTTGATACACTAATCTTCTACCttggaaagaaaacagcaaattaaaagaacaaatgcatggggctagcactgtggtgcagcagattaagctgccacctgtgacgccaacGTTCCATAGgagagcactgatttgagtcctagatgctccacttctgatccagctcactgctaatgtatgcaggaaagcagcagaaggtggcccaggcacATGGATTACTGTCaaccctgtggaagacccagatggagctccgggctcctggcttcagcttggtccagccccagctgttgtggtcatttggggagtgaaccagtggatggaagatctctttctctgtttctctccctctgtttctgtcattctgcctttcaaattaataaatactttttttaaaaaaaatgcatgtcaCACTATGAAGTGCCCTTTTGAAAATATGATTCCTCAAATTGTAcagattttttcatttcattacacAATTCCTTAAAGtacttctaaatttttatttgttttttatttatttgaatggcagagagacaaatggagagaggtttcccatctactggttcactccccaaatgcctgtaacagctagggctaggccaggtagaagccaggagtccagaactcaatccaggtctcccagatgggtggctgggacccatgagccatcacttgctggaaactggaatcagaagcggagctgggccttgaacctaGGCTCTCTGACACGggttgtgggcattccaagtggtttCAAGCCAACCCCATTATGTGATAGTTTTAAAGTTgcatttgggggccggcgccgtggctcaacaggctaatccactgccttgcggcgccagcacaccgggttctagtcccagttggggcgctggattctgtcccggttgcccctcttccaggccagctctctgctgtggccagggagtgcagtggaggatggcccaagtccttgggccctgcaccctatgggagaccaggagaagcacctagctcctgccatcggctcagcgcggtgcgccggccgcagcgcaccggccacggcagccattggagggtgaaccaacggcaaaaggaagacctttctctctgtctctctctctctctctctcgctgtccactctgcctgtcaaaaaataaaataaaataaaaaatttttaaaattttttaaaaagttgcatttggggccagcgctgtagaacagcgggttaaagccctggcctgaagcaccggcatcccatatgggcgctgcttctaagcccagctgctcctcttctgatccagctctctgctatggcctgggaaagcagtagaagatgcccaagtccttgggcccctgcacc
This window encodes:
- the LOC133774423 gene encoding granzyme A-like, which gives rise to MKISFRFPVPAAISLLLIPGVLLECCEGIIGGKEVPPYGRRYMVLIKGLEVCAGALIKDNWVLTAAHCDLKGEPQVILGAHTASHKEKLEQVFSIQRAISYPCYDPQTFEGDLQLLQLKGKATITKAVGILPLPRTGEDVKPHTKCHVAGWGSTKKDSCKTSNTLREVNVTVIDRRVCNDAKHYNLKPVIENSMICAGGRKGEDDSCQGDSGSPLICNNIFRGVTSFGKCGNSQKPGIYILLTNKYLSWIKKTIAGAI